The genomic segment NNNNNNNNNNNNNNNNNNNNNNNNNNNNNNNNNNNNNNNNNNNNNNNNNNNNNNNNNNNNNNNNNNNNNNNNNNNNNNNNNNNNNNNNNNNNNNNNNNNNNNNNNNNNNNNNNNNNNNNNNNNNNNNNNNNNNNNNNNNNNNNNNNNNNNNNNNNNNNNNNNNNNNNNNNNNNNNNNNNNNNNNNNNNNNNNNNNNNNNNNNNNNNNNNNNNNNNNNNNNNNNNNNNNNNNNNNNNNNNNNNNNNNNNNNNNNNNNNNNNNNNNNNNNNNNNNNNNNNNNNNNNNNNNNNNNNNNNNNNNNNNNNNNNNNNNNNNNNNNNNNNNNNNNNNNNNNNNNNNNNNNNNNNNNNNNNNNNNNNNNNNNNNNNNNNNNNNNNNNNNNNNNNNNNNNNNNNNNNNNNNNNNNNNNNNNNNNNNNNNNNNNNNNNNNNNNNNNNNNNNNNNNNNNNNNNNNNNNNNNNNNNNNNNNNNNNNNNNNNNNNNNNNNNNNNNNNNNNNNNNNNNNNNNNNNNNNNNNNNNNNNNNNNNNNNNNNNNNNNNNNNNNNNNNNNNNNNNNNNNNNNNNNNNNNNNNNNNNNNNNNNNNNNNNNNNNNNNNNNNNNNNNNNNNNNNNNNNNNNNNNNNNNNNNNNNNNNNNNNNNNNNNNNNNNNNNNNNNNNNNNNNNNNNNNNNNNNNNNNNNNNNNNNNNNNNNNNNNNNNNNNNNNNNNNNNNNNNNNNNNNNNNNNNNNNNNNNNNNNNNNNNNNNNNNNNNNNNNNNNNNNNNNNNNNNNNNNNNNNNNNNNNNNNNNNNNNNNNNNNNNNNNNNNNNNNNNNNNNNNNNNNNNNNNNNNNNNNNNNNNNNNNNNNNNNNNNNNNNNNNNNNNNNNNNNNNNNNNNNNNNNNNNNNNNNNNNNNNNNNNNNNNNNNNNNNNNNNNNNNNNNNNNNNNNNNNNNNNNNNNNNNNNtttggttttcactcatcaatttaatttatagtgctagatttcatactaatggtttcatctttagagaatttagtgaaatgatatttttaaaattatatattatttttaaatttaagttccagttgaatatgttttgttttttggatcattttttattttgattaaagacacaaaaaccaattgtttaattatgttctttttgttttcaaaaacctcaaatcataaaaaaaaatatatatatatatatatattatattgatctctgcagatttaacaattggatcacaaaacaaaatagtctttataaatggataaatggataattatattgatctttaaatattatattgatctttataaattattaaaaatgatacatgaatatgtgagataaccagagacataatagataattacatatggatcatttcaactttatgatcttattgtgtggtgaatattgtaaggaagtatgaaaataatgacttataagatgttaatataaaatagaaaatggagataaacattttaaaagattaaaataaatatataagatatacatatcatacaaactctaaaactaagcttttacaatgatatttgatttgattttttataacccatacaacaacaataacaaaaaaaaaacaaaacaaaacaaaacaaaacaaaaaagagatttgagagtagtggaagaagatgagagaatgaaagagtgatagactaagagaataagataatgagtatttataggaagagaaatgatgaaaaattacatttagaaaaatgagagttacaattctaatttattgttttgttttaatacaattgattaatacaacttagtggagaaataaagttaatgcataatttatagggagaagctataaagatttcagttttatattatgtgagttaaatgtgaaaattaattgttttaaatttgtgttttaatataattttttttttgttaaaattgcattgccaagtggaccaataaggagagattgaaactctacttttatatatatgatatgtgaTGTTATACAACTATTTTCACGgctccaaaatatatatatacagatttgtcatttttcttattttctataTGGATACAagattgtttatttatatagattatttaactttatacatttattaaagtttttgatgaatatttttatagtattttattatataaaccttagttttcaaagttagtaattcatatcatctcgacatgtgtcaagtatatcgataatattttgacatgtgtgaaaaaattatttaataattataggaaACTTAAAAATCCtaataaataaaaggattacaattaatatttttgaaagtacatcaaatcaaaccaaaagtaatctattatatcactaattctaataggaaagttgtttattaaattactaatttcaataggaaaatatgtgcaattaataaggaaaatatttgcaatttaattacaattattatttattataatcatattgtaaaaagaaatttatacagcaaaatgattaaaatatggAAAGGTTTAATGTgtcaaaattagtgattaacataatgtaaGTATACATTTCCACATTTCCACTTGGCACTCAAATGTTATGTattcacctttacataaacaaataattttcttataataacgtttttgaatttttgataatGTTGGACAAATAGTAAAACTATTActtatgagattacaaaatatgaaacaaatatatttaaaatattgttactttttcaaatatgagataaaatcagttttcagtttttttttgagaattatctaataatttttattttttataaaatattaagtaagatatAATTTGATACTCGTCCTCATCGTTCAGATATAATTTGATACTCGTCCTCGTCATTCTTCTCTAGAGTTTCccatgtttctatatatatatcagagtATATACTCGCCGCCTCTCTGTAGATTTGGCGTTCTCAACGAAATTCAGGGTAATAAACATTTGTCATATGTTTGTTTAAtgcatttcaatatttttaacatttttcatcGCATATCTTTCATCTCTTGTCCTCAAAAATTTTCTGCAGAGATGGTTTAAGGCTTCTCAACGAAATTACGTCTCCAGTTGTGATTATGGTATGTTTCCATGACTAAGTCTTTAAATTATTGAATTTGCAAAATCATTTTGCCTTGTTACTGCAATTACAATAGGAACttgatcaaagaaaataaatgatctATTTGGCAAACTAGTCATTGTTGCTAATATAAGTGTAGATTCATCACTCTTCGGATCCATGTGAAATCATGCTGACcagtaaatttttaatgtacCTCACCTCATATATAATTCTTTGAGTTCTGAAATGTTGCTATTCGtgtttatctctcttttttctcagGGATTTGAGTTTTGATGGTGCTTGCGAATATTTTTTGGGTGATCTCATTAGTCCGCTAGTATGAATTTGCTGCAAAGCGCCTTGAGTTTTTGCCTGTTCGTCATACTCTTTCTATTCAAGAGCTCTTGAACATTACCCCCAGTGAGTTTCTTGTCATTCTTTTCCAAAAGTTGAATAACATAACCATTGGTCCATTGGAATCGAAGTTTTTTATGGGGACGATACCATTAATGATCGATCAAAGGGTTTGATTAATAAATGTAGGCGACAACAATTATTAGTTTGAAAGGTTCAAAATACTATTGGATTTGATtggtgattttgttttaaaagtacTCTCCATGGAAAAAGAGtaattaagagaaaaaagatTCATTCATTtgtagatatttttggtattggTGTATTAtgttcatgtattttttataaacgaAAAATCCTATAATTCAATTACATAATACAACAACATAAATAGGTAAAGGAATTCTTCAAAAtactaagttttgtttttcaaaaataccatataattttttgaaaatacaaaaaataaaaaattgactTTTAAGGATGTATGATCTATTTCTTTTAGGTTTGTGTTTACTCTCTATATTTGGAGATCACTTGATGACAAatgaaatcaaaaatattaaatgatattactattttgatattatttttagttgtattacaaaattctaaaatatgatttgatatAAGATGTTCAAGTttgtagttttattttgaaaaaatctatgttgtaatttcaatcaaaatagtgaaaaaaattcaatcaaaataGTTGTATTGCATGTATAATCTtaactttgttaatttttatatagtttttcatTTAGACATCAATGTAAAAAGTCTCCAAACCTTTCATTGATTCACAAGTAGACATTTTCTATAACTTTTTTAGAAAACCTTAtagtaaaagcaaaaaaaataataatagtaaggtatttataataataaacataccaatttttttaaattcacTGATGTAGAATCAATGTGTGGGTTCAAATAGCACAAGTAAGAAAGGATGAATACctagatgaaaacaaaaaaattgttcaacttatttaggattctttaaaacaaattaattttttcttagacttattttttttttctttcaaaaccatatatatattgaatcaaGAGCATCATAATCTCTAGGATCATAGATGTTGAGAAAAATACAgttatttcaataatttatttgatttatactTTTTGTGTCTTGTCGATCTcactttgtgtgtttttttgattttttcgatTCAAAAGTTTTACTCAATTGAACAGTAGTTTGATGTCATAAAAGGAACTAAATTCCAAAACTATCTTTATGTGATATGAATGTGCAAAACTATATATCCCTCTTGTCATTATGTTTTTTCtgtacaaaattttatttgagatTATAGGTAATTTGAAGATATTTGTTGATAATCATAAATCTAAAATAGTTAGACTTTTTCGCGGTCAATAGATtcataaaatctatttttttgaTGGAAACGATACCACTAAAGGATCAAAAGGTTTGATTAATAAATCTAGGTGACAGTGATTATTGGTTTGAAAGACtcaaaatactatttatatttgattggtgattttgtttaaaaatatactacCCATAGTAAAAGAGtatttaagagaagaaaaaaaaatcattcatttgtagacatttttttggtattggtGTATTTATGTTCATGTATTTCTTATAAACGAAAATCctataaatcaattatataatataagaacaTAAAAGAGGTAGAGGGAATTCCTCAAAAtaccaagttttgtttttgaaaaataccactttttaccaaaaataaaaaaattgacttttaaggatgtataatttatttattttaggtttGAGTTTACTATCTATATTTGGAGATCACTTGATAATATATGagatcaaaaatattaaaatgttagttgtataacaaaattctaaaatatgaTTTGAAATAAGAGGTttagtttataataataaacaagcaaatatttttaaattcatcGATGTAGAATCAATGTGTGGGTTCAACAAGTACAAGTAAGAGAGGAGAAATACatagatgaaaacaaaaaaattgaccaACTTATTTAagattctttaaaataaattaattttttctttgatttttttttctttttcaaaactatctatatatagaatttGAATCAAGAGCATCAtagattttgagaaaaatacaGTTGTTTCAATAGTTCATATCATTTCTCCTCATCTCCTCATCGATACATTATCATTAACATCATcatgattaattttattttcatttatttgagaatttttaATAACTTAATGGGCGTGATGTGTTTCTGGATTAAGGCCCGTTAAATACTATTTGCGACTCTGTATTCTGTTGACGTGGCAATTtgatacatattattattatcttttcgTCATCTAAATGAAGCAAACGCCAATCAACGGTTGTCACGTAATCAATCAATCTTGAAGGACGATGACGTGGTGAAATGTATAACTACTAGACTACTAGTCTTCTACTTTCATTAATTCCTAAATTGGGTAGTTAACTTATTTCTGTTGACATTTCCACCTTAGCGAACATTTGGCggtggtttagattttttttttcttcccaggTGAGGAGGTCGGCGATAAACAATGGCGGATGAGAGATTTAACCGGAAGAATCCGGCGGTGAAGAGGATTTTGCAAGAGGTTAAGGAGATGCAAGCGAATCCTTCTGATGATTTCATGTCTCTTCCCCTCGAGGTACAACATATTTCGAAACACCTTCCTCTCATTTCCTCCTTCTCTTATCTCCATATTTGAATctcacaaaattttattatctcTGTAGTAGTATCCATGTTTCCATTTGAATTAAGGTTAATTCAGAGTTTATGTGGCCCGATTTGAATTTATGCGTTTCGTATTGATTAGCTCCATATATTGTTTCCTCTATTCAATCATTAGCCTTTCAGATtggaatttgaaaatttttggtATGCTTTATCAATGGTTGTTTTGTAATGTTATTGTTCAATCTTGTGCTGTTCAAACTTCAGGAGAATATATTTGAGTGGCAATTTGCGATCCGAGGTCCTAGTGATACTGAATTTGAAGGTGGGATTTACCATGGGAGGATTCAGTTGCCTTCAGACTATCCTTTCAAACCTCCTTCATTCATGTTATTGACCGtaagaattcttttttttctctcgctTCTGTTCTTCAAAGAAGACTATACCTCTCTCTATTGAATCTTTCTTTGTCCTCTTGTTTTCAGCCTAGTGGTCGTTTTGAAACCAATACCAAGATTTGCTTGAGCATTTCTGATTACCATCCTGAGCATTGGCAACCATCATGGAGTGGTAATGTCACAAACTTTTAAAGTTGACCTTCTTCAACTATCAATATCCGAACTTGTTATGAAAGACTGAACTAAAACATTTTAACTAACACCGAATTGAACAGTTAAAAAGCATTTTATCTCTAGCAACTTCGATcatgattttgttcttgtttatttgtaGTTCGGACTGCTTTGGTGGCTCTCATTGCCTTCATGCCTTCAAACCCTAATGGAGCTCTAGGCTCAGTAGATTATCCAAAGGAGGAGAGACGTTCACTTGCCACTAAGTCACGCGAGACACCACCCAAATATGGTTCTCCTGAGCGTCAAAAAATAATTGATGAGGTACTCCAATAGATCACCCTGCTTGTAGAGCAAtgtttgaacttttgatttacTAGGCACATTATTCAGATAGAGAAATGTGATTCTGGCTACATATTTAGAATGCTTTTGATTATTGAACCAATAAATTggatatgtggatatactttctttttaataaacgACATGGAGAGCCTTTGATCAGCTTAAGCGACAAATTGCTCTGCAGATTATTCATCCTAATTGGGTTTTGATTACTTATGATGTGTTTAGAATGCAATGTGATGCCATTTCTCATTAGAACTTTGTTAGATGTTGATCCTAAGATGCTGCAATAACTATTGTTGATCTTGAAGCAAAATGAACATATTACATGAATCTTTTGAAAGTTAGTAACTTGAAAAGACACAATTGCTGGAATTATTATTATCAACCAAAACGAATTTTAACAATctcatttgattttaaaatattgactTACTTGTTTACACTTTTTGACACGGTTAAATATGGCTTGTTTAGAATCATGTCATAACATTATTTGATCTTGTCCTCTTGATTGATATACGCAGATTCATCAATATATGCTCAGCAAGACACCGACTGCTCCCAAACCTAATCCTCAGGAATGTAACAAAACGCCTTTGGCTGATTCAGACAATCAGTCCCAGACCGAGCCGCAGGACGCTGCAACGGTTATATCAGAATTTGATACAGTGGCTGAAGAGAGAGTAGTTGGTCAAATCGCTGAAGAGGCAGCTCAGACGGTTTTTCCAGGAGCGAATGCAGCAGTAGTAGAGGTTGCAGAGGGAGATAGTGGAGGAAGCGGCTTGGTCAGGCAGCAGGAGCGACGTACATCCGTTGTCAGGACAGCTCAAAAACCGGGTGATGACAGGTTGTTCACGTGGGCGGCGGTTGGACTCACGATTGCGATTGTTGTTCTCCTGCTGAAGAAATTCGTTAGATCGAGTGGTCATGGCGCTGTGTTTATGGACGAGTCGTAAACGCTGAATTCCCAAACTGGGAGATATGGTCccaaaaagaaagcaacaaaaGTGGAAGAGTTTATACGACTGTGAAATGGGGaaataagtaattaattagttatGTACTTATGTTAAGGTATTTTGATCATGTGTTGATAACTCGTGTTAGATGAATGTGTCATGTAAACGCATTGGACCCGTTTCCAAAGCTACTTCACGTCACAAActcaaaacttgttttatatttgtaaagtACAGAAACAAATCATGGATACGTAGCACAAACATTTATAATGCTTTGCGTCTACACCTAGATCTATCCCTAACTGAGATTCCACATTATTGCGGCTGCATACTtgtaaagtaaaaaagaaagggaaaacTGTTAATCCTGCCATGAACAGTGACAATTGTTCGCTCCAATGCCAGTTTCGTCGTAACATTTTTCCGCCTGCCACAAAGGGATAAAAAAAAGACCCTTTTATCCTCATCCATCGGTCGCAACTCTTAAACGATTTTTACtctgaaaattattaaaacataaatattttgaaCCGAAATGACATAAAGTGGCAGGGCTTTTATTACTTCATCGGTCTACGCAACGGATTACCCAGAGATTACTTGAACAAAATTTCTTCATtattccttctctctctcttctcacaaAATAGAAAGCCAACCGAGAGACTTTACAGCTTCTCAGAAGAAATCCGCCGTCACCGTTCCTCGCCGCCTTTAGCGTCGACTTCTGAtgaatttcttcatcaattcCCTTCTACGGGATAATCCCCCGGCGTTGCTCCCACCCGCTGTTAGAGGTGAACCCTCGGCTAATACTTCCCCTGTGCCCACCGCCGGCGTTTGGTACGTTTTTTACTccattttttcgtttttgaaaAGTCTCATTTCTTACTGTTTGTTTACCCTAAGTTTACTTAGTTTCAGTGGCGAGTTGGAGTTAGATGAGCCCGTTGTTTCGGATGAATTTTTGTCCGCCGCCCCTGGAGAAAGGTAAATCGGTTTTCTAAGAAGTAGAATCCGTCTGTTTTGATGTGCGTTATGTGGTTCCTTATAAGGGTAGACAACAGATCTGTTGTCCACCCGATTTCttacattatttatataattgtcCACCAATTCGAGTTAATCTATCAATGGTAACCCCACATTCTTTTCATCGTGCATGGCGTATCCTTCAGTGGACAATAACGGAAAAATCAGGTTTGTCCTCAATTACGATGAGTTGTCTTTGGTGGACCTTAGGTTTATGTCCATCAAACGACGTCTATATATATGGTAAAAGGACAAACAACATACCAACTTCTATTCTTTTGCAGGTCAGGTGCCGCTGGAGACGTTGATAATGTTGTCCATCCAGTGGACAACTTGCAGATGCCCAGGTATATGTCTATTCAATTGTAGTTTCTTCGTTTGGATGTTTGC from the Camelina sativa cultivar DH55 chromosome 12, Cs, whole genome shotgun sequence genome contains:
- the LOC104731994 gene encoding ubiquitin-conjugating enzyme E2 32; amino-acid sequence: MADERFNRKNPAVKRILQEVKEMQANPSDDFMSLPLEENIFEWQFAIRGPSDTEFEGGIYHGRIQLPSDYPFKPPSFMLLTPSGRFETNTKICLSISDYHPEHWQPSWSVRTALVALIAFMPSNPNGALGSVDYPKEERRSLATKSRETPPKYGSPERQKIIDEIHQYMLSKTPTAPKPNPQECNKTPLADSDNQSQTEPQDAATVISEFDTVAEERVVGQIAEEAAQTVFPGANAAVVEVAEGDSGGSGLVRQQERRTSVVRTAQKPGDDRLFTWAAVGLTIAIVVLLLKKFVRSSGHGAVFMDES